From Halorubrum salinarum, the proteins below share one genomic window:
- the larC gene encoding nickel pincer cofactor biosynthesis protein LarC translates to MRTLVFDGRTGAAGDMICAALIAAGADPAVLDPVRDALPVRYEVGETEKNGIRATTVDVLVDRHGAGDADSDHDHAHGHGHTHDHGHDHDHAHSHGDDHSYGHDHDHDHGHETDASRDETHAEGAGVHRSYREVVDLVESMGLPDAVESTALDAFELLGRAEASVHGIDLDETHFHEVGADDAIADVVGAALLLADLDPERVVTTPVAAGGGTVEMSHGTYPVPAPATTEVATRSDFRIVGGPVDRELLTPTGAAILGAVAEGVDAVPDLAVERAGYGAGDADFEPHPNVLRALVGDGGRAESETDRGRTVGGGLVRDDIAVLETNLDDAAPEVLGGLQETLERAGARDVTIVPTTMKKSRPGHLVKVICKPADVEAVAERLARETGTLGVRQSGASHRWIAEREFETATLRVDGADHEVTVKVASTTDGEVYDVSGEYDEAAAVAGATGLPIREVLRRAEAAVRERLADE, encoded by the coding sequence ATGCGAACGCTCGTCTTCGACGGTCGGACCGGCGCCGCCGGCGACATGATCTGCGCCGCGCTGATCGCGGCCGGCGCCGACCCCGCGGTCCTCGACCCCGTGCGCGACGCTCTCCCCGTCCGGTACGAGGTCGGCGAGACTGAGAAGAACGGGATCCGCGCGACGACCGTCGACGTCCTCGTCGACAGGCACGGCGCGGGGGATGCGGATTCGGATCACGACCACGCTCACGGTCACGGCCACACTCACGACCACGGCCACGATCACGACCACGCTCACAGTCACGGCGACGACCACAGTTACGGTCATGACCACGACCACGATCACGGCCACGAGACGGACGCCTCTCGGGACGAGACCCACGCCGAGGGCGCGGGCGTCCACCGCTCCTACCGCGAGGTGGTCGACCTCGTCGAGTCGATGGGCCTCCCGGACGCGGTCGAGTCGACCGCGCTCGACGCATTCGAGCTGCTCGGGCGCGCGGAGGCGTCGGTCCACGGGATCGACCTCGACGAGACGCACTTCCACGAGGTGGGCGCCGACGACGCGATCGCCGACGTGGTCGGCGCGGCGCTGCTGCTCGCCGACCTCGACCCGGAGCGCGTGGTCACCACACCGGTCGCCGCCGGCGGGGGCACGGTCGAGATGAGCCACGGGACGTACCCGGTCCCGGCCCCGGCGACGACCGAGGTCGCGACCCGTTCGGACTTCCGAATCGTCGGCGGCCCGGTCGATCGGGAACTGCTCACGCCCACGGGCGCGGCGATCCTCGGCGCGGTCGCCGAGGGCGTCGACGCCGTCCCCGATCTCGCCGTCGAGCGCGCGGGCTACGGCGCCGGCGACGCCGACTTCGAGCCCCACCCGAACGTCCTGCGCGCGCTCGTCGGCGACGGGGGACGGGCGGAGAGCGAGACCGACCGGGGGCGGACCGTGGGCGGCGGGCTCGTTCGCGACGACATCGCGGTCCTCGAAACGAACCTCGACGACGCCGCGCCGGAGGTCCTCGGCGGGCTTCAGGAGACGCTCGAACGCGCCGGCGCGCGAGACGTGACGATCGTCCCGACGACGATGAAGAAGTCCCGCCCGGGTCACCTCGTGAAGGTCATCTGTAAGCCGGCGGACGTCGAGGCGGTCGCCGAGCGGCTTGCCCGCGAGACGGGGACGCTGGGCGTGCGCCAGTCCGGGGCGAGCCACCGCTGGATCGCGGAACGGGAGTTCGAGACGGCGACGCTCCGGGTCGACGGCGCCGACCACGAGGTGACCGTGAAGGTCGCCTCGACGACGGACGGAGAGGTCTACGACGTCAGCGGGGAGTACGACGAGGCGGCCGCGGTCGCGGGGGCGACGGGCCTCCCGATCCGCGAGGTGCTCCGGCGCGCGGAGGCCGCGGTGCGGGAGCGGCTCGCCGACGAGTAG
- the aspS gene encoding aspartate--tRNA(Asn) ligase has translation MIERIHTSDVEPDADEVAIAGHVHEIRDLGGLVFLIVRDREGLIQIVFKEEREPELFEAVQDVGAEDVVRVVGEPLESDQAPGGVEIAPTEYEVIDEADSPLPLEISKDIEVDLSTRLDNRALDLRKPETLAVFTLRSELITAMEEWFEDEGYVDIKTPLISKGGAEGGAELFPILYYNQDAFLSQSPQLYKQMLMASGYEAVYETGTAFRAEDFATSRHVSEIAMFDVELAYIDDHDDVMDVQEESLRYALSEVAENAERELDLLDVDLEVPEDDFPRITFDEALDILETEFGHFPDDPTDLDTKGEKLLGEHFEEQGHPAFFVVGYPDEKFYYMQDVPEDDIASRKFDLIYKGQELSSGGQREHDVERMVEVMEEEGVETSNFEFYIEALSYGTPPHGGYGLGIDRLVQKVADLDNIKEAIMFPRDPNRLEP, from the coding sequence ATGATCGAGCGCATTCACACGTCGGACGTCGAACCGGACGCGGACGAGGTCGCCATCGCCGGCCACGTCCACGAGATCCGCGACCTTGGGGGCCTCGTCTTCCTCATCGTGCGCGACCGCGAGGGGCTCATCCAGATCGTCTTCAAGGAGGAGCGCGAGCCGGAGCTGTTCGAGGCCGTCCAAGACGTGGGCGCCGAGGACGTTGTCCGCGTCGTCGGCGAGCCGCTGGAGAGCGACCAGGCGCCCGGCGGCGTCGAGATCGCGCCCACCGAGTACGAGGTCATCGACGAGGCCGACTCCCCGCTCCCGCTGGAGATCTCGAAGGACATCGAGGTCGACCTCTCGACCCGGCTCGACAACCGCGCGCTCGACCTCCGGAAGCCGGAGACGCTCGCGGTGTTCACTCTCCGTTCCGAGCTCATCACCGCGATGGAGGAGTGGTTCGAAGACGAGGGGTACGTCGACATCAAGACGCCGCTGATCTCGAAGGGCGGCGCCGAGGGCGGCGCGGAGCTGTTCCCGATCCTCTACTACAACCAGGACGCGTTCCTCTCGCAGAGCCCCCAGCTGTACAAGCAGATGCTGATGGCCTCGGGCTACGAGGCCGTCTACGAGACCGGCACGGCGTTCCGCGCCGAGGACTTCGCGACCTCCCGCCACGTCTCCGAGATCGCGATGTTCGACGTGGAGCTGGCGTACATCGACGACCACGACGACGTGATGGACGTCCAGGAGGAGTCGCTCCGCTACGCGCTCAGCGAGGTCGCCGAGAACGCCGAGCGCGAGCTCGACCTCCTCGACGTCGACCTGGAGGTCCCCGAGGACGACTTCCCGCGGATCACCTTCGACGAGGCGCTCGACATCCTCGAAACCGAGTTCGGGCACTTCCCGGACGACCCGACCGACCTCGACACGAAGGGGGAGAAGCTCCTCGGCGAGCACTTCGAGGAACAGGGCCACCCCGCGTTCTTCGTCGTCGGCTACCCCGACGAGAAGTTCTACTACATGCAGGACGTGCCGGAGGACGACATCGCCTCCCGGAAGTTCGACCTCATCTACAAGGGCCAGGAGCTCTCCTCGGGCGGGCAGCGCGAGCACGATGTCGAGCGCATGGTCGAAGTGATGGAGGAGGAGGGCGTCGAGACGAGCAACTTCGAGTTCTACATCGAGGCGCTGAGCTACGGCACGCCCCCGCACGGCGGCTACGGGCTCGGCATCGACCGCCTCGTCCAGAAGGTCGCCGACCTCGACAACATCAAGGAGGCGATCATGTTCCCGCGCGACCCGAACCGGCTGGAGCCGTAG
- a CDS encoding DUF4382 domain-containing protein, whose protein sequence is MTDRKPDLDALDRRTYLQATGAAALGAAGLAGCVGRATGTLATQVTDQPADIDDFESLVVTVEGFWLGPEGAESDDEDGNETDTGDDADGGDDADAGGNETDDADAGGNETDDGDDGEAGREYFEFDEPQEADLVELQNGETQLIDERELQTGEYPYLQLDVSSADGTLTDGSDATVDLPGNAPLKFNESFEIRENTRTTFTADFAPVLRGNGRYLLRPVPSGIEVEYEESSESDGSDSGGDNETADA, encoded by the coding sequence GTGACGGACCGCAAGCCCGACCTCGACGCGCTCGACCGCCGGACCTATCTTCAGGCGACCGGCGCCGCGGCGCTCGGTGCGGCCGGCCTCGCCGGCTGCGTCGGCCGCGCGACCGGGACGCTCGCGACGCAGGTCACGGACCAGCCGGCGGACATCGACGACTTCGAGTCGCTCGTCGTCACCGTCGAGGGGTTCTGGCTCGGGCCGGAGGGCGCCGAGTCGGACGACGAGGACGGCAACGAGACCGACACCGGCGACGACGCGGACGGAGGCGACGACGCGGACGCCGGCGGCAACGAAACCGACGACGCGGACGCCGGCGGCAACGAAACCGACGACGGGGACGACGGCGAGGCGGGCCGCGAGTACTTCGAGTTCGACGAGCCGCAGGAGGCGGACCTCGTCGAGCTCCAGAACGGCGAGACCCAGCTGATCGACGAGCGCGAGCTCCAGACGGGCGAGTACCCGTACCTCCAGCTGGACGTGTCGTCGGCCGACGGGACGCTCACCGACGGGAGCGACGCGACCGTCGACCTCCCGGGCAACGCGCCCCTGAAGTTCAACGAGTCGTTCGAGATCCGCGAGAACACGCGGACGACGTTCACCGCGGACTTCGCGCCGGTGCTCCGGGGGAACGGCCGCTACCTCCTCCGGCCGGTGCCGAGCGGCATCGAGGTCGAGTACGAGGAGTCGAGCGAGTCCGACGGGAGCGATTCGGGCGGCGACAACGAGACCGCCGACGCGTAG
- a CDS encoding VTT domain-containing protein gives MNRRTTVGRYAVAGIAVAALAAVALAVSPEAALSRLRWLATDPIRFGAAVVVLAAVRPLLAWPTTLLAVVVGFGYGWVGTPFALALVVGTAVPPYALARAGRLRLGSDPETVEDSGVAARFCRAGERFAAESGGVRAVTGTRLLPLPSDAVTVGAAAAGVGARPFIFGTALGELPWVLCGVAVGVSLDRLAAGGGSLVDPAMILGMAGVGALVLAGPLYRTFVRSDATAA, from the coding sequence GTGAATCGCCGGACCACGGTCGGTCGGTACGCGGTCGCCGGGATCGCCGTCGCCGCGCTCGCGGCGGTCGCGCTCGCAGTCTCCCCCGAGGCAGCGCTCTCGCGGCTCCGCTGGCTGGCGACCGATCCGATCCGCTTCGGCGCCGCCGTGGTCGTGCTGGCCGCCGTCAGACCCCTCCTCGCGTGGCCGACGACGCTCCTCGCCGTCGTCGTCGGGTTCGGATACGGCTGGGTCGGGACGCCGTTCGCGCTCGCGCTCGTGGTCGGCACCGCCGTGCCCCCGTACGCGCTCGCTCGGGCGGGGCGGCTCAGGCTCGGGAGCGACCCCGAGACGGTCGAGGACTCGGGCGTCGCAGCGCGGTTCTGTCGCGCCGGCGAGCGCTTCGCGGCTGAGTCCGGCGGCGTGCGCGCCGTGACCGGGACCCGCCTCCTGCCGCTCCCCTCAGACGCGGTGACGGTCGGCGCCGCGGCCGCGGGGGTCGGAGCCCGACCGTTCATTTTCGGAACCGCGCTCGGCGAGCTGCCGTGGGTCCTCTGCGGGGTCGCTGTCGGCGTCTCGCTCGACCGCCTCGCGGCGGGCGGCGGGTCGCTCGTCGACCCCGCGATGATCCTCGGGATGGCGGGCGTCGGCGCGCTGGTGCTCGCCGGCCCGCTGTACCGGACGTTCGTGCGGTCGGACGCGACGGCCGCCTGA
- a CDS encoding NAD(+)/NADH kinase has product MEVGIVARKGSERAASLAATLRDVVVDADESVWLDEETAAALDAGDDARPVGAFDDCDLVVAVGGDGTFLFVARNAGDTPIVGVNLGEVGFLNAVQPGDAATALRAEIRAFRNGGLDVREAPRLAASAGDWTSTPAANEVVVQGERRGPGGGIDYEVRVDGSRYAGGHADGVLVATPTGSTAYNLSERGPLVHPEVGGLVVNEMVADEGMPPLVVDADATVTVAVENDAGATVVSDGRDTESLDGPVEVTVERAAPPIRIAGPPSDFFEALGKLS; this is encoded by the coding sequence ATGGAAGTGGGCATCGTGGCGCGGAAGGGCAGCGAGCGGGCGGCGTCGCTCGCGGCGACCCTTCGGGACGTCGTCGTCGACGCGGACGAGAGCGTCTGGCTCGACGAGGAGACCGCCGCAGCCCTCGACGCCGGCGACGACGCCCGACCGGTCGGCGCGTTCGACGACTGCGACCTGGTCGTCGCGGTCGGCGGCGACGGGACGTTCCTGTTCGTCGCGCGCAACGCCGGCGACACCCCGATCGTCGGCGTGAACCTCGGCGAGGTCGGCTTTCTCAACGCCGTCCAGCCGGGGGACGCGGCGACGGCGCTCCGCGCCGAGATCCGGGCGTTTCGCAACGGCGGCTTAGACGTCCGCGAGGCCCCGCGGCTCGCGGCCAGCGCCGGCGACTGGACGTCGACGCCGGCGGCGAACGAGGTGGTCGTCCAGGGCGAGCGCCGCGGGCCGGGCGGCGGGATCGACTACGAGGTGCGCGTCGACGGCTCGCGGTACGCCGGCGGCCACGCGGACGGGGTCCTCGTGGCCACGCCGACCGGGTCGACGGCGTACAACCTCTCCGAGCGCGGCCCGCTGGTCCACCCCGAGGTCGGGGGACTGGTCGTCAACGAGATGGTCGCGGACGAGGGGATGCCGCCGCTCGTGGTGGACGCCGACGCGACGGTCACCGTCGCCGTCGAGAACGACGCGGGAGCGACGGTCGTCAGCGACGGCCGCGACACCGAGTCCCTCGACGGGCCGGTCGAGGTGACCGTCGAGCGCGCCGCGCCCCCGATACGGATCGCGGGGCCGCCCTCCGACTTCTTCGAGGCGCTCGGCAAGCTGTCGTGA